In the Telopea speciosissima isolate NSW1024214 ecotype Mountain lineage chromosome 2, Tspe_v1, whole genome shotgun sequence genome, one interval contains:
- the LOC122651006 gene encoding probable LRR receptor-like serine/threonine-protein kinase At1g53440, with protein sequence MGPAVLLAISNKVSWVLLIVILFLNCFALLISEAQPLPDEEVQALRNIATKLKNNYWNVSSSSCSGGVGLNVTLDYGGLSNITCNCSNTVCHITNIQLKALNLTGVLPEEFVDLPYLQEIDLTRNYLNGSLPSRWARIPLVIISLLGNRISGSIPKEIGNIATLEQLVLEDNQLEGNLPPELGNLSRLKRFIVSANNFTGIIPETYGNLTSLEIFMIDGNGISGKIPYFIGNWTRLTRLDMQGTSLEGPVPPNISLLQNLNALRVSDLDGSNMSFPFPDLRNLTNINELVLRNCSVTGPIPEYIGKLMPKLKTLDLSFNRLTGQIPDFESSANLQFLFLTNNLLTGEVPGWLFTKDKIKIDLSYNNFTGYASQPSCAQQTTVKTIASYSSSEDNSVAWCLKKDLPCSGKPKYHSLFINCGGPLMNFDGEEYADDSVPRVEGASYFYPTDRWASSTTGFYLNRNISQYLTTNSSVLKMTDPSIYMTARIAPISLRYYGLCLRSGSYTVRLHFAEITFTEDQTFSSLGRRIFDVSIQGVICLKDFNIAEEAKGVGKNITKEFNNVTVNGSTLEIHLYWSGKGTAAIPSRGVYGPLISAISVTPNFDTNTGLSVGVIVGIVAASCVLVAIILVILWVKGCFGGKDLDDKALELQTGHFSLRQIKAATGNFDSANKIGEGGFGPVYKGTLSDGKVIAVKQLSSKSKQGNREFVNEIGMISALQHPNLVKLYGCCIEGNQLLLIYEYMENNSLARALFGHEDQRMNLNWRSRHKICLGIAQGLAYLHEESRLKIVHRDIKATNVLLDKDLNAKISDFGLAKLDEEENTHISTRIAGTIGYMAPEYAMRGYLTDKADVYSFGVVALEIVSGTSNTNYRPREEFIYLLDWAYVLQEQGNLLELVDPILGSNYSTEEALRMLNLALLCTNPSPPLRPAMSAVVSMLEGKIAVKAPIVKRSNTNEDLRFKAFEKLSKENQTPFSSTSQERDLYPQESHVQSSQSTVGPWTDSSTSIHSDEANRGNPSESKLVQ encoded by the exons ATGGGACCTGCAGTTCTTCTTGCAATCTCAAACAAGGTTTCATGGGTTCTTCTCATCGTTATTCTTTTCTTGAATTGCTTCGCTCTGTTAATATCTGAAGCTCAACCCTTACCAGATGAAGAAG TACAAGCGCTGAGAAACATAGCGACGAAATTGAAGAATAATTATTGGAACGTGAGTTCAAGTTCCTGCAGTGGCGGTGTAGGTTTAAACGTGACCCTTGACTATGGCGGCTTGAGCAACATCACTTGTAACTGCTCCAACACTGTTTGCCATATCACAAATAT TCAGCTAAAGGCGTTGAACCTCACTGGAGTTTTACCTGAAGAATTTGTTGATCTTCCCTATCTGCAAGAAAT AGACCTAACCCGAAACTATCTGAATGGATCACTTCCTTCTCGTTGGGCTCGGATCCCTCTCGTCATCAT CTCTCTTTTGGGAAACCGCATTAGCGGATCAATTCCTAAGGAGATTGGTAACATCGCTACGCTGGAGCAGCT GGTCTTGGAAGATAACCAACTTGAAGGAAACCTTCCTCCAGAGCTTGGTAATTTGTCACGGTTGAAGAGATT CATTGTTTCTGCAAACAACTTCACAGGAATTATACCAGAAACATATGGCAACCTTACTAGCTTGGAAATATT TATGATAGATGGGAATGGCATCTCTGGGAAGATCCCTTATTTCATTGGAAACTGGACTAGACTTACTAGACT TGATATGCAGGGCACGTCCTTGGAGGGCCCTGTTCCTCCTAATATCTCACTCTTGCAAAACCTAAATGCACT GAGGGTATCTGACCTTGATGGGTCAAATATGAGTTTTCCTTTCCCTGACTTGCGGAATCTGACAAATATAAATGAATT GGTACTGAGAAATTGTTCTGTTACGGGTCCAATCCCAGAATACATTGGAAAATTGATGCCAAAATTAAAAACTCT AGACCTGAGCTTCAACAGGTTGACTGGTCAAATTCCAGATTTTGAGAGTTCAGCGAATCTGCAATTCTT GTTTCTCACCAACAATTTGCTGACTGGAGAAGTACCAGGTTGGTTATTTacgaaagataaaataaaaat TGATTTATCCTACAACAATTTTACTGGATACGCCTCACAACCCAGCTGTGCGCAACAAACTACCGT GAAAACAATTGCCAGTTATTCATCTTCAGAAGATAACTC AGTCGCTTGGTGCTTGAAAAAGGATCTCCCTTGCTCTGGGAAACCTAAAT ACCATTCATTGTTTATCAATTGCGGAGGCCCATTGATGAATTTTGATGGGGAGGAATATGCAGATGATTCAGTACCTAGGGTGGAGGGTGCATCATACTTCTATCCTACTGACAGATGGGCTTCTAGCACTACAGGATTCTATTTGAATAGAAATATTTCTCAGTACTTGACCACAAACTCATCAGTGTTGAAGATGACTGACCCATCCATATATATGACAGCTCGCATTGCTCCTATCTCACTAAGATATTATGGCCTTTGCTTACGAAGCGGTAGTTATACAGTGCGGCTCCACTTTGCTGAAATAACATTTACGGAAGACCAGACATTCAGCAGCCTTGGTAGGCGCATATTTGATGTATCAATACAA GGAGTAATATGTTTGAAGGATTTTAATATTGCTGAGGAAGCTAAAGGGGTTGGTAAGAACATCACTAAGGAATTTAACAATGTTACTGTCAATGGAAGTACTTTGGAGATCCACCTCTACTGGTCAGGAAAAGGGACTGCTGCAATTCCCAGTAGAGGAGTATATGGACCACTAATATCGGCTATTTCAGTGACACCAA ATTTTGACACGAACACCGGACTATCAGTTGGAGTTATTGTTGGTATCGTTGCTGCTTCATGTGTTCTCGTAGCAATAATTTTAGTAATCCTTTGGGTGAAAGGTTGCTTTGGAGGGAAGGATCTCGATGACAAAGCCCTAGAGCTACAAACAGGTCACTTCAGTTTGAGACAGATTAAAGCTGCAACTGGGAATTTCGATTCTGCAAATAAGATTGGTGAAGGCGGGTTTGGGCCTGTTTATAAG GGTACACTATCAGATGGTAAGGTTATTGCTGTCAAGCAGCTCTCCTCCAAGTCCAAGCAAGGGAACCGTGAATTTGTAAATGAAATAGGCATGATCTCTGCTTTACAACACCCAAATCTCGTGAAGCTTTATGGATGTTGTATTGAAGGAAACCAGCTATTATTGATTTATGAGTACATGGAAAATAATAGCCTAGCCCGTGCACTATTTG GTCATGAAGATCAAAGAATGAACTTAAACTGGCGATCAAGGCATAAGATCTGCTTGGGTATAGCACAAGGTTTAGCTTATCTTCATGAAGAATCAAGGCTGAAAATTGTCCATAGAGACATAAAGGCAACTAATGTGCTGCTTGATAAGGATCTTAATGCTAAGATTTCAGACTTTGGTTTGGCTAAACTTGATGAAGAGGAGAACACCCATATCAGCACCCGAATAGCTGGAACTAT aGGATATATGGCCCCTGAATATGCAATGAGGGGTTACTTGACCGACAAAGCAGATGTTTACAGCTTTGGGGTTGTTGCGCTAGAGATTGTCAGTGGGACGAGCAATACAAATTATAGGCCAAGAGAGGAATTTATTTACCTTCTTGATTGG GCTTACGTACTACAAGAGCAGGGAAATCTCCTAGAACTTGTTGATCCAATCCTTGGGTCAAACTACTCCACAGAAGAGGCTTTGAGGATGTTGAATCTAGCTCTGTTATGCACCAACCCATCTCCTCCTCTCCGGCCCGCTATGTCTGCAGTGGTGAGCATGCTTGAAGGCAAAATTGCAGTTAAAGCACCTATTGTAAAGCGCAGCAACACTAATGAGGATTTGAGGTTTAAGGCCTTTGAAAAGCTTTCAAAGGAAAACCAAACACCCTTTTCAAGCACTTCTCAAGAGAGGGACCTTTATCCTCAAGAGAGTCATGTGCAAAGTAGCCAATCAACAGTTGGGCCATGGACTGATTCTTCTACGTCTATTCACAGCGATGAAGCGAACCGAGGCAATCCCTCAGAAAGCAAGCTAGTTCAGTGA